One Brassica oleracea var. oleracea cultivar TO1000 chromosome C7, BOL, whole genome shotgun sequence genomic window carries:
- the LOC106306621 gene encoding uncharacterized protein LOC106306621 has protein sequence MMMASTPHLTLCTFFSIHDGINKEPRNRLHAKGGSFGPSLLGNKLGLRACLVELRQRRPALMGLKLKETGFLAREKALNRSKRRVFKVSCNKGLGFNGGDNNGNGRILGNLALAIGLTYLSMTGQLGWVLDAIVSVWLVVVIVPILGLGAFLWWAQRDIVQSSCPNCGNEFQIFKSTLDDEVQLCPFCTQPFSVVDDKFVKEPVKFSNQTTAFGQDLNGFSSPPKKGKGFSTAVVDIEAEVTDAD, from the exons ATGATGATGGCTTCGACTCCGCATCTCACCCTTTGTACCTTCTTCTCCATACACGACGGTATCAACAAGGAACCCAGAAACAGACTACACGCGAAAGGAGGGAGCTTTGGTCCTTCTCTGCTCGGAAACAAGCTGGGATTGAGAGCTTGCTTGGTCGAGCTTCGTCAGAGACGGCCAGCGCTGATGGGTCTGAAACTGAAAGAAACTGGATTTCTAGCAAGAGAGAAGGCTCTTAATCGTAGTAAAAGAAGAGTCTTTAAGGTTAGCTGTAACAAAGGTTTAGGCTTTAACGGCGGAGATAACAACGGGAACGGGAGAATCCTCGGGAACCTCGCTTTGGCTATTGGTTTGACTTATCTCTCTATGACTGGTCAGCTTGGTTGGGTTCTCGACGCTATTGTATCCGTTTGG CTGGTTGTTGTGATTGTTCCAATTTTGGGGTTGGGAGCTTTTCTTTGGTGGGCACAGCGAGATATTGTCCAGAGCAGT TGTCCTAATTGCGGAAACGAGTTTCAGATATTTAA GTCAACGTTGGACGATGAAGTACAGCTTTGCCCTTTCTGCACTCAGCCATTCTCAG TTGTGGATGATAAGTTTGTTAAGGAACCAGTGAAATTTTCCAACCAGACTACTGCTTTCGGACAAGACCTTAATGGGTTTTCTTCTCCGCCTAAGAAAG GAAAGGGTTTCTCAACAGCGGTCGTGGACATAGAAGCTGAAGTAACAGATGCAGACTGA
- the LOC106306425 gene encoding uncharacterized protein LOC106306425, translating into MNPDSSDHPHLPTIKIHHPSSPRHSHHHHSTTPSAATPTAGARRKIGVAVDLSEESSFAVRWAVDHYIRPGDAVVILHVSPTSVLFGADWGPQPPSSADQTPPKPSQEDFDAFTASKVSDLARPLKEAGFPHKIHVVKDHDMRERLCLEIERLGLSAVIMGSRGFGAEKRGSDGKLGSVSDYCVHHCVCPVVVVRYPDDRDGPGNGTRDAIVTVKSGRDDDGEEGHEAKVADAHHEHIKDE; encoded by the exons ATGAACCCAGATTCCTCCGATCACCCCCACCTCCCCACCATCAAGATCCATCACCCTTCCTCCCCTCGCCACTCCCACCACCACCACTCCACCACTCCCTCCGCCGCAACCCCCACCGCCGGCGCCCGCCGTAAAATCGGAGTCGCAGTCGACCTCTCGGAGGAAAGCTCCTTCGCCGTCCGCTGGGCCGTCGATCACTACATCCGCCCCGGAGACGCCGTCGTCATCCTCCACGTCTCCCCCACCTCCGTCCTCTTCGGCGCCGACTGGGGCCCTCAGCCTCCTTCCTCCGCCGATCAGACGCCTCCGAAGCCTAGCCAGGAGGATTTCGACGCGTTCACGGCCTCCAAGGTGTCCGATCTGGCGAGGCCGTTGAAGGAAGCGGGGTTCCCTCACAAGATCCACGTGGTGAAGGATCACGATATGAGGGAGAGGCTGTGTCTCGAGATCGAGAGGCTTGGTTTGAGCGCTGTGATCATGGGGAGCCGAGGGTTTGGAGCTGAGAAGAGAGGGAGCGATGGGAAGCTTGGCTCTGTTAGTGATTACTGTGTTCACCATTGTGTTTGTCCTGTTGTTGTGGTTAGGTATCCTGATGATCGGGATGGTCCTGGGAATGGTACTCGGGATGCTATTGTCACTGTTAAGTCAGGTAGGGATGATGATGGTGAAGAAGGACATGAGGCTAAGGTTGCTGATGCTCATCATGAACACATCAAAG ATGAGTAA
- the LOC106305129 gene encoding uncharacterized protein LOC106305129 codes for MAASLFFMPTDQNPNEFLRNTYHVNDSSEIPTEPPQNIHGRIPGSETGNQKPKKQVLRGMGVARLERLRIEEERKNMILAQGGRGASPNATRSPDPGVVLQGFPSYGTGGPNMSVGGYTRNGSGQIPVYSPWGVVGTSTHELSSIPTPQVYNPSNIHCDACFKRQRINEEVRANGGGFPQYTMVPHFLPPDQRSQGFLYDHRITRYSASPSASTNQGSMEELGSGSPRNGTRDVKEYQFFPGSDGNKSVSSVSTSVGDCSPDTSTIDLSLKL; via the exons ATGGCGGCTTCTCTCTTCTTCATGCCAACAGACCAAAACCCAAACGAGTTTCTGAGAAACACTTACCATGTCAACGACTCCAGCGAGATCCCGACAGAGCCGCCACAGAATATTCATGGTCGGATACCGGGATCCGAGACAGGTAACCAAAAACCAAAGAAACAAGTGCTGAGAGGGATGGGTGTGGCAAGGCTCGAGCGACTCAGAATCGAAGAAGAAAGGAAGAACATGATCCTAGCCCAAGGAGGAAGAGGAGCGAGCCCTAACGCTACCCGTTCACCCGACCCGGGTGTTGTGCTACAAGGCTTCCCAAGCTACGGTACTGGTGGGCCCAACATGTCTGTCGGAGGGTATACTCGAAACGGATCGGGTCAGATCCCGGTTTATTCCCCATGGGGTGTTGTAGGGACCTCCACTCACGAGCTCTCTTCAATCCCAACTCCTCAAGTGTATAACCCCTCCAATATTCACTGTGATGCTTGCTTCAAG AGGCAACGTATCAATGAAGAAGTACGAGCCAACGGTGGTGGGTTTCCGCAATACACAATGGTTCCTCATTTTCTTCCACCAGATCAGAGGAGCCAAGGCTTCTTATACGATCATAGAATCACCAGATATTCAGCCTCACCTTCTGCTTCTACTAATCAG GGCTCAATGGAGGAACTTGGGAGCGGAAGCCCTAGAAACGGAACAAGAGATGTGAAGGAGTACCAGTTTTTCCCTGGAAGCGATGGTAATAAATCGGTTTCATCAGTGTCTACATCAGTTGGTGATTGCAGTCCCGACACATCCACCATCGATTTGTCCTTGAAGCTTTAA